From the Meleagris gallopavo isolate NT-WF06-2002-E0010 breed Aviagen turkey brand Nicholas breeding stock chromosome 19, Turkey_5.1, whole genome shotgun sequence genome, one window contains:
- the GPR21 gene encoding LOW QUALITY PROTEIN: probable G-protein coupled receptor 21 (The sequence of the model RefSeq protein was modified relative to this genomic sequence to represent the inferred CDS: inserted 1 base in 1 codon) — MNSSLVGNQSGRPFCLLAISYLETINFCLLEVVIIVFLMVLIISGNIIVIFVFHCAPLLNHHTTSYFIQTMAYADLLVGVSCLVPSLSLLHYPVVLSESLVCQIFGYVVSVLKSVSMASLACISIDRYIAITKPLTYNTLVTPWRLRICILVIWLYSCLVFLPSFHWGKPGYHGDVFQWCANSWNTDPYFTLFIVVMLYAPAAFIVCFTYFNIFRICQQHTKEINERRVRFSSQDGEAGEAQPCPDKRYATVLFRITSVFYILWLPYIIYFLLESSNVYSNRVASFLTTWLAISNSFCNCVIYSLSNSVFQKGLKRLSGXICASCARQRVAKDSSTSRSKRSSNGCHV; from the exons ATGAACTCCTCTTTGGTTGGCAACCAGAGTGGCCGGCCATTCTGTCTCCTGGCCATTAGCTATTTGGAGACCATCAATTTTTGCCTCCTGGAAGTGGTTATTATTGTGTTCCTCATGGTGCTGATTATTTCGGGCAACATTATTGTGATATTTGTCTTTCACTGTGCACCTCTGCTGAACCACCACACCACCAGTTACTTCATCCAGACTATGGCGTATGCTGACCTCCTGGTGGGCGTGAGCTGTCTGGTGCCTTCTTTGTCCCTGCTGCACTACCCAGTTGTTTTAAGCGAGTCTTTGGTTTGCCAAATCTTTGGTTACGTGGTATCGGTGCTGAAGAGCGTCTCCATGGCCTCTTTGGCATGCATCAGTATTGACAGGTACATTGCCATCACCAAACCGCTGACTTACAACACGCTGGTCACCCCGTGGAGACTGCGGATCTGCATCCTGGTCATTTGGCTGTACTCCTGCCTGGTCTTCTTACCCTCCTTTCACTGGGGAAAGCCTGGATACCACGGGGACGTGTTTCAGTGGTGTGCCAATTCCTGGAACACCGATCCCTATTTCACTCTCTTCATCGTGGTGATGCTGTACGCCCCGGCAGCTTTCATTGTCTGCTTTACGTACTTCAACATCTTCCGcatctgccagcagcacaccAAGGAGATCAACGAGAGGAGGGTGCGCTTCAGCTCTCAGGATGGGGAGGCAGGggaggcacagccctgcccgGACAAGCGCTATGCCACGGTTCTTTTCCGTATCACCAGTGTCTTCTACATCCTCTGGTTGCCCTACATCATCTATTTTCTGCTGGAGAGCTCCAACGTCTATAGTAATCGCGTTGCATCCTTCTTGACCACTTGGCTTGCCATTAGCAACAGTTTCTGCAACTGTGTCATTTACAGTCTCTCCAACAGTGTCTTTCAGAAGGGGCTGAAGCGTCTCTCGG CGATTTGTGCCTCTTGTGCCAGACAGAGGGTAGCCAAGGACTCCTCTACCTCTAGGAGCAAAAGATCTTCCAATGGATGTCACGTTTAA